One window of Bactrocera tryoni isolate S06 chromosome 2, CSIRO_BtryS06_freeze2, whole genome shotgun sequence genomic DNA carries:
- the LOC120769821 gene encoding tRNA-dihydrouridine(16/17) synthase [NAD(P)(+)]-like, with product MKNEIVAPTTTNASSTPTTTTTPPTDVQIAKSDTAAKDTTATRPKLEGYEFYRKVLGSPQYVVAPMVDQSELAWRMFCRKYGAQLCYSPMFHSNLFAKDPKYRKDALQTCPEDRPLIIQFCGNDAETLLEAALLAQDHCDAVDINLGCPQAIAKRGHYGAFLQDEWELLAEIVNTLHTQLSVPVTCKIRVFEDRQRTIEYAKMLEAAGCQLLTVHGRTREQKGPLTGIADWSYIKEVRQHIKIPMFANGNILGLEDIKRCLSETGVDGVMTAEGNLHNPAIFTGESVKTWDMAEEYLDFVQQYPCPVSYIRGHLFKIFHHLMNLRPNADLREELAVSNQLEHFRTVVGKIKHKYEPFHVGAEVYDAEEVDPSVLVIEEGLNLSLPPWLCQPYVRVPPELHKQIIAEKVRLAEDPNRQKRQFFDTEGNEISRKRMKKLRRRLRRPNKPEGRHDRSLECCDQCANPVGIKCEYRLCRICCREKCYTEDRDCPGHGILIKSRRIKAKKFENQKEGKQDSGVSDDVDEVTDECSANDKPTRILHSAETNTVLNGNS from the exons ATGAAGAATGAAATCGTCGCACCCACAACAACCAATGCCAGTTCCACacctacaacaactacaacaccGCCAACCGATGtacaaatagcaaaaagtgaTACAGCAGCAAAAGACACGACAGCAACACGCCCTAAACTTGAAGGTTATGAATTTTACCGCAAAGTCCTTGGATCACCTCAGTATGTG GTGGCGCCCATGGTGGATCAAAGCGAATTGGCCTGGCGTATGTTCTGTCGCAAGTATGGTGCCCAACTGTGCTACTCGCCAATGTTCCACAGCAACTTGTTTGCCAAGGATCCGAAATATCGCAAGGATGCGCTACAAACATGCCCCGAAGATCGACCATTAATTATACAG TTTTGCGGCAACGATGCAGAAACGCTGCTGGAGGCTGCGCTCTTGGCACAGGACCACTGTGACGCTGTCGACATCAACTTGGGCTGTCCGCAGGCGATTGCAAAACGTGGCCATTATGGTGCATTTCTGCAGGACGAGTGGGAGCTGTTAGCAGAAATTG TAAATACACTACATACGCAGCTCTCTGTGCCGGTGACGTGCAAAATTCGCGTATTCGAAGATCGTCAGCGCACGATTGAGTATGCAAAAATGCTCGAAGCGGCGGGTTGTCAACTGCTCACCGTACATGGCCGAACACGAGAACAAAAGGGTCCGCTCACGGGCATCGCCGACTGGAGTTACATCAAAGAAGTAAG ACAACATATAAAAATACCCATGTTTGCTAATGGCAATATTCTTGGTCTCGAAGACATAAAGCGTTGCTTGTCGGAAACAGGAGTCGATGGTGTCATGACTGCTGAAGGGAATCTACACAATCCAGCCATATTTACGGGCGAATCGGTGAAAACCTGGGATATGGCAGAGGAGTATTTAGACTTTGTGCAGCAATACCCCTGCCCAGTGTCTTATATACGTGGGCATTTATTCAAAATCTTCCatcattt AATGAACTTAAGACCAAATGCAGACTTACGCGAAGAATTGGCAGTGTCGAATCAGTTGGAGCATTTTCGCACTGTCGTTGGGAAAATTAAGCACAAATATGAGCCATTCCATGTGGGTGCGGAGGTTTATGATGCGGAGGAGGTAGACCCCAGCGTTTTAGTTATCGAAGAGGGT TTGAATCTCTCCTTGCCACCGTGGCTATGTCAACCGTACGTTCGTGTACCTCCAGAACTGCATAAACAAATTATAGCTGAGAAGGTGCGCCTGGCTGAGGATCCCAATAGACAGAAACGTCAGTTTTTCGATACCGAAGGCAATGAGATATCACGCAAGCGCATGAAAAAGTTACGCCGACGCTTACGTCGTCCTAATAAGCCAGAAGGCAGACACGACCGTAGCTTGGAGTGCTGTGATCAATGTGCGAATCCGGTGGGCATCAAATGTGAGTATCGTTTATGCCGCATCTGCTGTCGTGAGAAATGTTACACTGAAGACCGCGATTGTCCTGGACATGGTATATTGATCAAATCACGTCGTATAAAAGcgaagaaatttgaaaatcaaaaGGAGGGTAAACAAGATTCTGGTGTCTCTGATGATGTGGATGAAGTGACAGACGAATGTAGTGCGAACGATAAACCGACGAGGATTCTACACAGCGCAGAGACGAATACTGTTCTCAATGGGAACAGTTGA
- the LOC120769822 gene encoding ribonuclease P protein subunit p30, whose product MEKTYPFYDLCIPYQKDEKALREIIKEAISLGYKTIAIEQVFDHSRRDATKRAPDIFPPPVALKSFEDEFKNQLKILQRLTILYVDVSVAHAMTNSLNLKKYDLVAGQPKTDAALTHCCTTFAGDLVTFDTDGGVKLLVNRKAYQIGVKRGLFFEIKYGPAIRDSNVRKDMIKLAHNYCVRGKTKSIIFSSGATNPFELRGPYDVANLAYIFGLSEDQGKNAVNKACRQLFLRAQGRRIGKTFMFVRSTGPVVFSDSSDSDDADSERAADDDSDENKEMENIVDTNSPEPPSKKKKKLV is encoded by the exons ATGGAGAAAACATATCCGTTTTATGACTTATGCATACCATATCAAAAGGACGAGAAGGCGCTGAGAGAAATAATTAAAGAGGCAATCAGTT TGGGTTACAAAACTATTGCTATTGAGCAAGTGTTTGATCACAGCAGACGCGATGCTACCAAGCGTGCTCCTGACATATTTCCGCCACCTGTCGCATTAAAATCGTTTGAAGATGagtttaaaaatcaattaaaaattttacaaaggtTAACAATATTATATGTTGACGTTAGTGTAGCGCATGCCATG aCGAACTCACTTAACTTAAAGAAATACGATCTGGTGGCCGGTCAACCAAAAACGGATGCTGCTCTAACA cACTGTTGTACAACTTTCGCGGGAGACTTGGTGACTTTCGACACTGATGGGGGTGTAAAGTTGTTGGTGAATCGAAAAGCATATCAAATAGGTGTCAAGAGAGgcttatttttcgaaataaaatatggACCAGCAATCAGAGACTCCAACGTACGAAAGGATATGATAAAACTGGCACACAATTATTGCGTTCGTGGTAAAACAAAAAGCATAATTTTCAGTAGTGGCGCAACTAATCCCTTTGAACTGCGTGGACCATACGATGTGGCCAATCT GGCTTATATCTTTGGCTTGTCTGAGGACCAAGGAAAGAATGCTGTGAATAAAGCGTGCAGACAGTTATTTTTGAGAGCTC AGGGTCGTCGCATTGGTAAAACATTTATGTTCGTGAGATCGACCGGACCAGTGGTGTTTTCCGACTCATCTGATTCTGACGATGCTGATTCCGAGCGAGCAGCTGATGATGATAGtgatgaaaataaagaaatggaaaatattgtGGACACGAATTCGCCAGAACCACCcagtaaaaagaaaaagaaacttgtttag